Proteins from one Dama dama isolate Ldn47 chromosome 12, ASM3311817v1, whole genome shotgun sequence genomic window:
- the SAMD15 gene encoding sterile alpha motif domain-containing protein 15, with amino-acid sequence MAEVPEDYDSPSEENENLKTERPKLHFLQVTEDIEPGSVAEAGPEIPVEIDQDPQPETEEEAFKEKTPESAKDVPPHLKPTWTSEEEVPHKFRTDLFSEVELGIPLEVKSETFGQIERELFKELQIPVDRKHEEPEEEAKPDIPEDVPIEESKPEVPEEPLREQYEKTGLEPTEPTKPEPPGKKPRKSIEEADQQPPKVTTSENPEEIQSKSPTEKRTESPEQAKPEFPEEKPSMATEETQEKTPEPLEVIESEFSEEKSRKPIEETVTEPSGKTTSEVQEETQSKSTAERVLEPPEDTKPADQKDKQKKSTEETDLTPSRKFRSEETLRKSTEKKGPEPPEQTKAEFSKKEPEKTEETGQVPPQKIKPEVQEKTQTEPTREINLELLDKTRQLLRRETPVEFAKEDRSEAIKFKHSVDRDELEYSDYPIGKLLIKETKVSKDYVLEPLPISEVDSVNIDYEFSKELQNLFQLSDTNYEFFSFFSESQRDLKESSGEKQDLSLESMKLVHKNRDTQPEKNSDLQFEYLQWSPEKVAKWICQLGFPQYKECFTTNFISGRKLIHVNCSNLPQMGITDFEDMKVISQHTRKLLGIEEPLFTRSIRLPYRDNIGLFLERKGHSGVKSDSLTLSEFVREAGLQDYAPRVTTLENDAALYSIDL; translated from the exons ATGGCTGAAGTCCCTGAGGATTACGATTCCCCCTCCGAGGAAAATGAAAACCTGAAGACTGAGAGACCGAAACTTCACTTTCTTCAGGTGACCGAAGACATCGAACCAGGCAGCGTGGCAGAGGCAGGCCCAGAGATTCCTGTAGAGATTGACCAAGACCCACAGCCAGAGACAGAAGAAGAGGCCTTCAAAGAGAAGACACCAGAGAGTGCTAAAGATGTGCCTCCGCACCTAAAACCAACCTGGACGTCCGAGGAAGAGGTTCCCCACAAGTTCAGGACAGACCTTTTCAGCGAGGTTGAGCTAGGGATTCCCCTAGAGGTAAAATCAGAGACTTTCGGACAGATAGAAAGAGAGCTTTTCAAGGAATTGcaaatccctgtggacagaaagCATGAGGAACCAGAGGAGGAAGCCAAACCGGATATTCCTGAGGACGTACCCATAGAAGAGAGCAAACCAGAGGTTCCAGAGGAGCCACTCAGAGAGCAATATGAAAAGACAGGTCTAGAACCTACAGAGCCAACCAAACCAGAACCTCCAGGTAAGAAACCAAGAAAATCAATTGAAGAGGCAGATCAACAGCCACCAAAGGTGACCACATCAGAGAATCCAGAGGAAATACAAAGTAAGTCACCTACAGAGAAAAGGACAGAGTCACCTGAGCAGGCCAAACCAGAGTTTCCAGAAGAGAAACCGAGTATGGCTACTgaggaaacacaagaaaaaactCCAGAGCCACTAGAAGTGATCGAATCAGAGTTTTCTGaggaaaaatcaagaaaaccaaTTGAGGAAACAGTTACAGAGCCATCAGGAAAGACCACATCGGAAGTTCAGGAGGAGACACAAAGTAAGTCAACTGCAGAGAGAGTTCTGGAGCCACCAGAGGACACCAAACCAGCAGATCAAAAAGATAAGCAGAAAAAGTCAACCGAGGAGACAGATCTAACACCATCACGGAAGTTCAGATCAGAGGAGACACTAAGAAAGTCAACTGAGAAGAAAGGTCCAGAGCCCCCAGAACAAACTAAAGCAGAGTTTTCAAAGAAAGAAccagagaaaactgaagaaaCAGGTCAAGTGCCACCACAGAAGATCAAACCAGAAGTGCaagagaagacacaaacagaGCCAACTAGGGAGATAAATTTAGAGTTATTGGATAAAACCAGACAACTACTTAGAAGAGAGACACCTGTAGAATTTGCCAAGGAAGATAGGTCAGAAGCAATCAAATTTAAACATTCTGTTGACAGGGATGAGCTTGAGTACTCTGACTATCCAATAGGAAAGTTGTTAATAAAAGAAACTAAAGTTTCAAAAGACTATGTATTAGAGCCTCTTCCAATAAGTGAAGTAGACTCAGTGAATATAGATTATGAGTTTTCTAAAGAACTCCAAAATCTGTTCCAGCTTTCTGATACCAATTAtgaattcttctcctttttctctgagtctcagagGGATTTAAAAGAGTCCTCTGGTGAAAAGCAAGATCTGTCCCTAGAGTCAATGAAACTGGTACATAAAAATAGAGACACCCAGCCAGAAAAAAATTCTGATCTACAATTTGAGTATCTTCaatggagcccagaaaaagttGCCAAGTGGATTTGCCAGCTAGGCTTCCCTCAATACAAG GAGTGTTTTACCACAAACTTCATCAGTGGCCGAAAACTCATACATGTAAACTGCTCAAACCTCCCTCAGATGGGGATAACAGATTTTGAGGACATGAAG GTAATTTCTCAGCATACCCGGAAGCTGCTGGGAATTGAAGAGCCATTATTCACACGCTCCATCCGCCTTCCCTACAGAGACAATATTGGCTTATTTTTAGAGAGAAAAGGTCATAGTGGAGTTAAGTCTGATTCCTTGACCTTGTCTGAATTTGTGCGAGAAGCGGGATTACAGGATTATGCTCCACGGGTGACCACCCTTGAAAATGACGCAGCATTATATTCCATTGACCTGTAG